A genome region from Mycobacterium sp. 3519A includes the following:
- a CDS encoding FAD-binding protein, with protein sequence MMTWDKSVDLLIAGSGGGGMVAALAALDSGIEPLVVEKQDLIGGATGMSGGMVWLPNNPLMVADGIPDSHEDGMAYFDSVVGDIGEASSIARREMFLTAGHQMIEFLLGRGIRLVRCPGYTDYYPNHKGGNTAGRSVEGIAYDAAALGAWSDKVQTMDKNWNRGFVVKTSELRSVQYFNRSPRAFGIAMRVFLRTWAARLRRRTMLTNGASIIGQILEALISESGEPPVWTNTAMDDLIVEDGRVVGASVTRDGTPLHIEARRGVLLAAGGFSRNADMRRQYSGDQPNEAKWSLSNAGDTGEVLQTAMRLGAKTDLLDEAWWLPSVFVADPRARALGQGRQRPGAIYVDGTGRRFCNEANSYVEVGKAMYAAKAVPCWQICDEGFVRRYVSGANPLQTRRLPEEVIESGAVVRGDTLAELAPQIGVPAEALEQTIDRFNEFAAKGLDPDFGRGQSAYNICLGDPGYKPNAALGPIDRPPYYAARVFPADVGTCGGVITNEHAQVLDRDDRVIDGLYATGNITATVMGRHYLGAGGSIANTMVFGYVAARHAAGG encoded by the coding sequence ATGATGACTTGGGACAAGTCCGTCGACCTTCTCATCGCGGGCAGCGGCGGCGGCGGAATGGTCGCTGCGCTGGCTGCTCTGGATTCGGGGATCGAACCGCTCGTCGTCGAGAAGCAGGACCTCATCGGCGGGGCCACCGGAATGTCGGGCGGCATGGTGTGGCTGCCGAACAACCCGTTGATGGTCGCCGACGGGATTCCCGATTCGCATGAAGACGGGATGGCGTACTTCGACTCCGTCGTCGGCGACATCGGGGAGGCATCGTCGATCGCGCGCCGCGAGATGTTCCTGACCGCGGGTCACCAGATGATCGAGTTCCTGCTCGGCAGGGGCATTCGGCTCGTGCGGTGCCCCGGTTACACCGACTACTACCCGAATCACAAGGGCGGCAACACAGCCGGCCGTTCGGTAGAGGGCATTGCATACGATGCGGCAGCGTTGGGAGCATGGAGTGACAAGGTCCAGACGATGGACAAGAACTGGAACCGTGGATTCGTGGTGAAGACCAGCGAATTGCGCTCGGTGCAGTACTTCAACCGGTCTCCGCGCGCGTTCGGCATCGCGATGAGGGTCTTCCTGCGGACCTGGGCCGCGAGGCTGCGTCGGCGCACGATGCTCACCAACGGTGCGTCGATCATCGGTCAGATCCTCGAGGCGCTGATCTCCGAAAGTGGCGAACCGCCGGTGTGGACGAACACCGCGATGGACGATCTGATCGTCGAGGACGGTCGCGTCGTCGGCGCCAGCGTCACTCGGGACGGCACGCCTTTGCACATCGAAGCGCGGCGGGGCGTCCTGCTCGCGGCGGGCGGGTTCAGCCGCAACGCCGACATGCGCCGCCAGTACAGCGGTGATCAGCCCAACGAAGCGAAGTGGTCGCTGTCCAACGCTGGCGACACCGGTGAAGTGCTGCAGACGGCGATGCGGTTGGGCGCCAAGACCGACCTGCTGGACGAGGCGTGGTGGCTGCCTTCGGTTTTCGTCGCAGACCCCCGCGCCCGCGCACTCGGGCAGGGCAGGCAGCGGCCGGGCGCCATCTACGTCGACGGCACCGGCAGGCGGTTCTGCAACGAGGCGAACTCCTACGTGGAGGTCGGCAAGGCGATGTACGCCGCCAAGGCCGTCCCGTGCTGGCAGATCTGCGACGAAGGGTTTGTGCGACGGTATGTCTCAGGCGCCAATCCACTGCAGACGCGTCGGCTGCCCGAAGAGGTGATCGAGTCCGGCGCCGTCGTGCGGGGGGACACGCTGGCAGAACTCGCACCCCAGATCGGCGTCCCCGCTGAGGCTTTGGAGCAGACGATCGACCGCTTCAACGAATTCGCGGCCAAGGGCCTGGATCCCGACTTCGGTCGCGGGCAGTCGGCATACAACATCTGCCTTGGCGATCCGGGGTACAAGCCGAACGCCGCGCTCGGGCCCATCGATCGTCCGCCGTACTACGCCGCCAGGGTGTTCCCGGCCGACGTCGGCACATGCGGGGGAGTGATCACGAATGAGCACGCGCAGGTGCTCGACCGCGACGATCGGGTGATCGACGGGCTGTATGCGACCGGGAACATCACCGCCACCGTGATGGGCAGGCACTATCTGGGCGCGGGCGGCAGCATCGCCAACACCATGGTGTTCGGTTATGTGGCCGCCCGCCACGCCGCGGGGGGCTGA
- a CDS encoding enoyl-CoA hydratase-related protein — protein MERRTLESVIYEREPPIARIILNRPEKANTKDAQLVQEVDACLHEADHDCDIKVVILKANGNGFCGGHVARWGPEENPYPNFGDTFEDLYKGTADLFLWPTLYLWEFPKPTISQIHGYCMGGGIYLGLLTDFCVASEDAYFQMPLAQSLGEPGGHTMIEPWLMMNWHRTMDWLLLAPTLSAQEALDWGLLNKVVPRDALEDTVEEMARKIGQIPLTTLMAVKNNVKRAWELMGMRVHLQVSHILTNMVGAASDVQARRAELIESGLTPRDFSTRADGKGPDTPRK, from the coding sequence ATCGAGCGACGCACCCTGGAATCGGTGATCTACGAGCGCGAGCCACCGATCGCGCGGATCATCCTGAACCGCCCCGAGAAGGCCAACACCAAAGACGCGCAACTGGTGCAGGAGGTCGACGCCTGCCTACACGAGGCCGACCATGACTGCGACATCAAAGTCGTGATACTGAAGGCCAACGGCAACGGCTTCTGCGGCGGGCATGTCGCGCGCTGGGGCCCCGAAGAGAACCCGTATCCGAACTTCGGCGACACCTTCGAAGATCTGTACAAGGGCACCGCCGACTTGTTCCTGTGGCCGACGCTTTATCTGTGGGAGTTTCCGAAGCCGACCATTTCGCAGATCCACGGCTACTGCATGGGCGGCGGCATCTACCTGGGTCTGCTGACCGACTTCTGCGTCGCATCGGAGGATGCGTACTTTCAGATGCCGCTCGCGCAGAGCCTCGGCGAACCCGGCGGACACACGATGATCGAGCCGTGGCTGATGATGAACTGGCATCGCACCATGGACTGGTTGCTCTTGGCGCCAACGCTTTCCGCGCAGGAAGCGCTCGACTGGGGACTGCTCAACAAGGTGGTGCCGCGCGACGCGCTCGAAGACACCGTCGAGGAGATGGCGCGCAAGATCGGCCAGATCCCGTTGACCACGCTGATGGCGGTCAAGAACAACGTGAAGCGGGCGTGGGAGTTGATGGGCATGCGGGTGCACCTGCAAGTCAGCCACATCCTGACCAACATGGTCGGCGCGGCCTCCGATGTGCAGGCCCGCCGCGCCGAACTCATCGAGTCAGGCTTGACACCACGGGATTTCTCCACGCGAGCAGACGGAAAAGGTCCCGACACGCCGCGAAAATAG